Proteins found in one Anopheles aquasalis chromosome 3, idAnoAquaMG_Q_19, whole genome shotgun sequence genomic segment:
- the LOC126575583 gene encoding GTP cyclohydrolase 1 isoform X1 — MSSKFEISDDADELNQEIDDTNFPTRSNSISFGVANGNGSTGSLNNGYGPFANRRRSSSIRRTESEMTEEGENGEGGTENGDLSHHQQQQQQQQQDAAMTLDSSHQRNNENGENGTGANGSSVIAPGGLNRARPTPIRTISLSGHEKCTFHHDLELDHKPSTREDLLPLMSKSYRMLLSSLGEDTERQGLLKTPERAAKAMLFFTKGYDQSLEEALNGAVFDEDHDEMVVVKDIEMFSMCEHHLVPFYGKVSIGYLPCKKILGLSKLARIVEIFSRRLQVQERLTKQIAVAVTQAVQPAGVAVIIEGVHMCMVMRGVQKINSKTVTSTMLGVFRDDPKTREEFLTLCNNK; from the exons ACCAGGAGATTGACGATACCAACTTTCCGACACGCTCCAACTCGATCAGCTTCGGTGTGGCCAACGGAAATGGTTCCACCGGAAGCCTCAACAACGGTTACGGACCGTTTGCGAACCGGCGCCGCTCGAGCAGTATCCGTCGCACGGAAAGCGAAATGACGGAGGAGGGTGAGAACGGCGAGGGAGGGACCGAAAATGGTGACCTCtcacaccatcagcagcagcagcagcagcagcaacaggatgcCGCGATGACCCTCGACTCGAGCCACCAGCGTAACAACGAAAACGGTGAAAATGGAACGGGCGCCAACGGTAGCAGTGTCATTGCGCCCGGCGGCTTAAACCGCGCCCGACCAACACCGATCCGTACGATCAGTTTGTCAG gacACGAAAAATGTACCTTCCACCACGATCTGGAGCTCGACCACAAACCATCGACGCGCGAGgacctgctgccgctgatgtCAAAGTCGTACCGCATGCTGCTCTCGAGCCTTGGGGAGGATACGGAGCGCCAGGGGCTGCTGAAGACGCCGGAGCGTGCCGCCAAGGCGATGCTGTTCTTCACCAAGGGCTACGATCAGAGTTTGGAAG AGGCCCTGAATGGAGCCGTTTTCGACGAGGACCACGatgagatggtggtggtgaaggacaTTGAAATGTTCTCCATGTGTGAGCACCATCTCGTGCCGTTCTATGGCAAGGTTTCGATCGGTTACTTGCCCTGCAAGAAAATCCTTGGTCTGAGCAAGCTGGCAAG AATTGTCGAAATCTTCTCGCGTCGGCTGCAGGTGCAGGAGCGATTGACGAAGCAGATTGCGGTGGCCGTCACCCAAGCTGTACAACCGGCAGGAGTGGCCGTCATCATCGAGGGAGT GCATATGTGCATGGTGATGCGTGGCGTTCAGAAGATCAACAGCAAAACGGTCACCTCGACCATGCTGGGCGTCTTCCGGGATGATCCGAAAACGCGCGAAGAGTTCCTGACGCTCTGCAACAACAAGTGA